In Chryseobacterium culicis, the following proteins share a genomic window:
- a CDS encoding LolA family protein, whose amino-acid sequence MIKNIAFGAFLLVSGFFFAQNTAMSGAEAKAFVSKVSSETKEIKTLQSDFTQTKKMDFLDKSIVTYGKMSLQTPNMLSWKYTKPYQYSIVFKSNKIYINDQGKKSSVDAKSKTFEKINKLIVGSSNGTMFNDPEFTVTYFKNGNYNVAKFIPKTSQLLKYIKQIELYFPKNQSTVSQVNMTEASGDTTNIVFKNTKVNASIPASEFTL is encoded by the coding sequence ATGATTAAAAATATTGCTTTCGGAGCATTCTTACTGGTTTCAGGTTTCTTTTTTGCACAAAACACGGCAATGTCAGGAGCTGAAGCCAAAGCATTTGTATCGAAGGTTTCTTCAGAGACCAAAGAGATCAAAACATTACAAAGTGATTTTACCCAGACCAAAAAAATGGATTTTCTGGATAAAAGCATTGTTACCTATGGAAAAATGTCATTACAGACTCCCAATATGCTGAGCTGGAAGTATACTAAACCTTATCAGTACAGTATTGTTTTTAAAAGCAATAAGATCTACATCAATGATCAGGGGAAAAAATCTTCTGTAGATGCCAAGAGCAAAACATTTGAAAAAATCAATAAACTGATTGTAGGAAGTTCAAACGGAACCATGTTCAATGATCCTGAATTTACGGTAACGTACTTCAAGAACGGAAATTATAATGTGGCCAAGTTTATTCCTAAAACATCCCAACTGTTGAAATACATCAAACAGATTGAGCTGTATTTCCCTAAGAACCAGTCGACGGTTTCTCAGGTAAATATGACTGAAGCTTCCGGAGATACTACGAATATTGTTTTCAAAAACACCAAGGTCAATGCTTCAATTCCTGCGTCAGAGTTTACTCTATAG
- a CDS encoding polysaccharide deacetylase family protein — translation MKHYPFILFYLFCNAFIYAFHGSFWVYLFCFFAFSAIVVWGSFDIELGYFVNSLTHKRTKFKEVALTFDDGPTEFTPKFLDLLKEHQVKATFFCIGKQIEKYPETFQRIIAEGHTIGNHTLSHSNSTGFLSTSKMIEEIEKCDAIMKNVGNISTHLYRPPFGVTNPNIAKAIKRTHKKSIGWNVRSLDTIIDDEKKIYTRVTKDLKKGSIILLHDTSEKTYRVLIDLLVFLKDKKYSTFTVDTVINSNRND, via the coding sequence ATGAAACACTATCCATTCATCCTCTTCTATCTTTTCTGTAACGCTTTTATTTATGCGTTTCACGGAAGTTTTTGGGTGTATCTATTTTGTTTTTTTGCTTTTTCTGCAATTGTAGTTTGGGGTTCTTTTGATATTGAACTGGGATATTTTGTCAACAGCCTTACTCATAAACGCACCAAATTTAAAGAAGTAGCTCTTACTTTTGATGACGGGCCTACCGAGTTTACCCCGAAATTTTTAGACTTACTTAAGGAACATCAGGTAAAAGCCACCTTTTTCTGTATTGGGAAACAGATCGAAAAATATCCGGAAACGTTTCAGAGAATTATTGCTGAAGGCCATACGATCGGAAATCATACGTTATCACATTCCAATTCCACCGGATTTTTATCTACTTCAAAAATGATTGAGGAAATTGAAAAATGTGATGCAATCATGAAGAACGTTGGAAATATCAGCACCCATCTCTACAGGCCACCTTTCGGAGTGACAAATCCCAATATTGCGAAAGCGATTAAAAGAACACATAAAAAAAGTATCGGATGGAATGTCCGTTCCTTAGACACCATCATTGATGATGAAAAGAAAATCTATACCAGAGTTACCAAAGACTTAAAAAAAGGGAGCATTATCCTGCTTCATGATACTTCGGAAAAGACTTATCGTGTTCTGATAGATTTATTAGTATTTTTGAAGGACAAAAAATATTCAACCTTTACCGTTGATACAGTTATAAATTCAAATAGAAATGATTAA
- a CDS encoding beta-ketoacyl synthase N-terminal-like domain-containing protein, producing the protein MSTVYINSASCISVQDTLNDNILQNLTPRNSSNIIKAIEPNYKEFIPPAMIRRMSKTVKMSSVASNYALKEAGIEQPDAIIVGTGMGCSQDSEKFLKNVIDNHEEFLTPTFFIQSTHNTVAGQIALGLQCHAYNFTYVNTSSSLEFSLLDAQLQINDGEAENVLVGSTDEQTDRTMELYCLNNTIKKETDLPVDYFNSTTNGVIWGEGASFFVVGKNKTENSYAKLKNIQISNKVELNEVKDFIQNFLAQNNLSHNHIDAVILGFSGDANSDMYYTKAMDLFPDSAQLYYKHLSGEFNTASGFSTFIACHILKEQQIPEVMMINTEKKESVKNILLYNHLGGDDHSLVLLEKA; encoded by the coding sequence ATGAGTACAGTATACATCAACAGTGCATCCTGTATCTCAGTTCAGGACACTTTAAACGACAATATTCTACAGAACCTTACTCCCAGGAATTCTTCAAACATCATTAAAGCGATAGAACCCAATTATAAAGAGTTCATTCCGCCTGCAATGATCAGAAGAATGTCTAAAACAGTAAAAATGAGTTCTGTAGCATCAAATTACGCATTGAAGGAAGCCGGTATTGAACAACCGGATGCCATCATCGTAGGAACCGGAATGGGCTGTTCACAGGATTCTGAAAAGTTCCTGAAAAATGTGATTGATAATCATGAAGAGTTTCTTACTCCTACCTTTTTTATTCAGTCTACTCACAATACGGTAGCAGGACAGATTGCTCTGGGATTGCAATGTCATGCTTACAACTTCACCTATGTAAATACTTCTTCCTCACTGGAGTTTTCATTATTGGATGCTCAGCTTCAGATCAATGACGGAGAAGCAGAAAATGTTCTTGTAGGATCTACAGATGAACAGACCGACAGAACAATGGAGCTTTACTGTTTGAATAATACCATCAAAAAAGAAACAGATCTTCCCGTTGACTACTTCAATTCCACTACCAATGGAGTAATCTGGGGTGAAGGGGCAAGTTTCTTTGTTGTAGGAAAAAACAAGACTGAAAACTCTTACGCCAAGCTTAAGAATATCCAAATCAGCAATAAGGTGGAATTGAATGAAGTAAAAGATTTCATCCAGAATTTTTTAGCTCAAAACAATCTTTCCCACAATCATATTGATGCGGTTATTTTAGGGTTCAGTGGAGATGCAAATTCAGATATGTATTATACTAAAGCAATGGATCTTTTTCCGGATTCAGCGCAGCTGTATTATAAACATCTGAGTGGTGAATTCAATACAGCCAGTGGTTTTTCAACGTTTATAGCCTGTCATATCCTTAAGGAACAGCAGATCCCGGAGGTTATGATGATCAACACTGAGAAAAAAGAAAGTGTGAAGAATATACTTCTCTACAATCATCTGGGAGGTGATGATCACAGTTTGGTATTACTGGAAAAGGCATAA
- a CDS encoding beta-ketoacyl-[acyl-carrier-protein] synthase family protein, translated as MSQKIAITGMGIISSIGNNVEENFISLETGKHGISDIEMFETRHAGIIKTGEIKLSNKELVQKLQLDEDNNVTRTSLLGMIAAKEAVESAGISDINGYKTGLISSTSVGGMDITEKYFYSYEDFPEKQKYIDAHDAGNSSLAIADYLGLKGMVSTISTACSSAANAIMMGAKLIKNGVLDRVIVGGTDSLSKFTLNGFNTLMILTDSYNTPFDNNRKGLNLGEAAAFLVLESEEIVKKENKKVLAYLSGYGNANDAHHQTASSENGQGAFLAMQQALKISGLDKENIDYINVHGTATPNNDLSEGIAMIRIFGENQVPEFSSTKAFTGHTLAAAAGIEAVFSILAMQNSLIFPNLNFKTKMEEFDLTPVTELKEKSIHHVLSNSFGFGGNCSTLIFSKS; from the coding sequence ATGAGTCAAAAAATTGCCATAACGGGAATGGGCATCATTTCCTCCATTGGAAACAATGTGGAGGAAAATTTTATTTCATTAGAAACCGGAAAACACGGAATTTCAGATATCGAAATGTTTGAAACCCGCCATGCCGGAATCATTAAAACAGGTGAAATAAAATTATCCAATAAAGAACTTGTACAGAAACTTCAGCTTGATGAAGACAACAATGTAACCAGAACTTCTTTATTGGGAATGATTGCTGCAAAAGAAGCTGTAGAAAGTGCAGGTATTTCAGATATCAATGGTTACAAAACCGGGCTGATCTCTTCTACCAGTGTAGGAGGAATGGATATTACTGAAAAATATTTCTACTCTTACGAAGACTTCCCTGAAAAGCAAAAATATATTGACGCTCACGATGCCGGAAATTCCTCATTGGCAATTGCTGATTATTTAGGATTGAAAGGCATGGTTTCTACCATCAGTACAGCCTGCTCATCGGCAGCCAATGCGATTATGATGGGCGCTAAACTGATCAAAAACGGAGTTTTGGACCGTGTCATTGTCGGGGGAACAGATTCCCTTTCAAAGTTTACCTTAAATGGATTCAATACCCTGATGATTCTTACGGATTCCTATAACACTCCTTTTGACAACAACAGAAAAGGATTGAACCTTGGAGAAGCAGCCGCTTTCTTAGTTCTTGAATCTGAAGAGATAGTCAAAAAAGAAAACAAAAAAGTCCTGGCTTATCTTTCCGGATATGGAAATGCGAATGATGCACACCATCAGACAGCCTCTTCAGAAAACGGGCAAGGGGCATTTTTAGCCATGCAGCAAGCCCTGAAAATCTCCGGATTAGATAAAGAAAATATAGATTACATCAATGTTCACGGAACAGCAACTCCTAATAATGATTTATCAGAAGGAATTGCCATGATCAGAATCTTCGGTGAAAACCAGGTACCTGAATTCAGTTCTACAAAAGCATTTACAGGTCATACTTTGGCAGCGGCAGCAGGAATTGAAGCGGTATTTTCAATCTTAGCAATGCAAAACAGCCTTATTTTCCCCAACCTGAATTTCAAAACAAAAATGGAAGAGTTTGATCTCACTCCGGTTACTGAATTAAAAGAGAAAAGCATCCATCATGTGCTTTCCAATTCATTTGGATTTGGAGGAAACTGTTCAACTTTAATTTTCTCAAAATCATGA
- a CDS encoding phosphopantetheine-binding protein: MENLKTELKHKIIEVLNLEDVSVEEIKDTDPLFGGGLGLDSIDALELIVLLDKDYGIKLADPKKGKEIFQSIDTMAKFIEDNRTK, encoded by the coding sequence ATGGAAAACTTAAAAACAGAATTGAAACACAAAATTATTGAAGTCCTTAACCTTGAAGATGTATCTGTAGAAGAAATCAAAGATACTGATCCATTATTCGGAGGAGGATTAGGATTAGATTCTATTGATGCTTTGGAACTTATTGTTCTTCTTGATAAAGACTATGGAATCAAATTAGCCGATCCTAAAAAAGGAAAAGAGATTTTCCAATCTATCGATACGATGGCTAAATTCATCGAGGATAACAGAACAAAATAA
- a CDS encoding 3-oxoacyl-ACP synthase: protein MKKINTCTIEHSKITVDGNLIFESQSETFQEFAKEAYKSLDLSYPKFHKMDHLSKLAFLSAETILKDEDHSRTAIVFANRSSSLDTDFKYQESINNQDNFYPSPAVFVYTLPNICVGEISIKHKMQTENAFFVLDEFDENFLNNYSEQILQSGKADKVLCGWVELYQENYKAFVYLLTL from the coding sequence ATGAAGAAAATAAACACCTGTACCATAGAACATTCAAAAATAACCGTTGACGGAAATCTTATTTTTGAAAGTCAAAGCGAAACCTTTCAGGAATTTGCCAAGGAAGCTTATAAAAGTTTAGATCTCAGTTACCCTAAGTTTCATAAAATGGATCATCTGAGTAAACTGGCTTTTCTTTCCGCAGAAACGATTTTGAAAGACGAAGATCACAGCAGAACAGCAATTGTTTTTGCCAACAGATCATCCAGCCTTGATACGGACTTCAAATATCAGGAAAGCATCAATAATCAGGATAACTTCTATCCGAGTCCGGCAGTTTTTGTTTACACCTTACCCAATATTTGTGTAGGCGAAATCAGCATTAAACATAAAATGCAGACAGAAAATGCTTTTTTTGTTTTGGATGAATTTGATGAAAATTTTTTAAACAATTACTCTGAACAGATTCTGCAGTCAGGCAAGGCTGACAAGGTATTATGTGGCTGGGTAGAATTGTATCAGGAAAATTATAAAGCTTTTGTATATTTGCTCACATTATAA
- a CDS encoding beta-ketoacyl synthase N-terminal-like domain-containing protein → MRKEIYITDYSCVTPLGFNVDNNWKALLEGQSGVDLHKIIDNQDAFHASMIDSEKLNEEFNRFFTQNDNNYFTRLEKMLLLSIKPLVEQHTISEDTAFILSTTKGNISLLKNQSELPEGVYLSKLAGKIADFFGFKTKPIVVSNACVSGVMAIAVAKNMIQAGKYKDAFVIAGDELSEFVISGFNSFQAIGSGPCKPYDKNRDGINIGEAAAAVYITSNPSQNEKFRFKVLGDSAVNDANHISGPSRTGDGLYASIRNAMTEANVSSEQIDFISAHGTATLYNDEMEAIAFNRMELQNIPLNSMKGYYGHCLGASGLLENIISMESALHSTLLPSKNFEEMGITQPVNIIKDNQTANIRFILKTASGFGGCNAAIVLEKC, encoded by the coding sequence ATGAGAAAGGAAATTTATATCACAGACTACAGTTGTGTAACTCCTTTAGGTTTCAATGTGGATAATAACTGGAAGGCACTTTTGGAAGGACAATCAGGAGTTGATTTACATAAAATCATAGACAATCAGGATGCTTTTCATGCTTCAATGATTGATTCTGAAAAACTGAATGAAGAATTCAACAGATTCTTTACACAGAACGACAATAATTATTTTACAAGACTGGAGAAAATGCTTCTTTTAAGTATAAAACCTCTTGTTGAACAACATACAATATCAGAAGATACGGCTTTTATCCTTTCCACAACAAAAGGAAATATCAGTCTGCTAAAAAATCAGTCTGAATTACCGGAAGGAGTTTATCTGTCGAAATTAGCAGGAAAAATTGCAGACTTCTTCGGATTCAAAACAAAACCCATCGTAGTTTCCAATGCCTGCGTTTCAGGAGTCATGGCAATTGCAGTAGCTAAGAATATGATCCAGGCAGGAAAATACAAAGATGCCTTTGTTATTGCCGGTGATGAGCTTTCTGAATTTGTTATTTCAGGATTCAATTCATTTCAGGCCATAGGATCAGGACCTTGCAAACCTTATGACAAAAACAGAGACGGAATCAATATCGGTGAAGCTGCAGCAGCAGTTTATATAACGAGCAATCCCTCACAAAACGAAAAATTCAGGTTTAAAGTTTTGGGAGATTCTGCCGTAAATGATGCCAACCATATTTCCGGACCTTCAAGAACAGGTGACGGTTTATATGCCAGTATCAGAAATGCCATGACTGAAGCAAATGTTTCCTCAGAACAGATTGATTTTATTTCTGCCCACGGAACAGCAACTTTATATAACGACGAAATGGAAGCCATTGCTTTCAACAGAATGGAACTTCAAAATATTCCTCTCAACAGTATGAAAGGATATTACGGACATTGCCTGGGTGCATCAGGTCTTCTGGAAAACATTATTTCTATGGAAAGTGCTCTTCATAGTACTTTACTTCCATCAAAGAACTTTGAAGAAATGGGAATAACTCAGCCAGTGAATATTATCAAAGACAATCAAACTGCAAACATCAGATTTATTCTGAAAACAGCTTCAGGTTTTGGTGGTTGTAACGCAGCTATTGTGCTGGAAAAATGTTAA
- a CDS encoding acyl-CoA thioesterase: protein MQSKENILTCTEEVRVRFNETDPLGIVWHGHYIVYFEDGREAFGRLHGLTYLDIQNAGFVTPIVKSTCEHFLPLKYGETFRIVTTFINSVSAKLIYRYELFNQEDQLVCSGETIQVFLDSNGSLCLYNPEFFQNWKDKMGLS from the coding sequence ATGCAGTCTAAAGAAAACATATTAACCTGTACTGAAGAAGTCAGAGTACGATTCAATGAGACAGATCCATTGGGAATTGTCTGGCATGGCCATTATATCGTGTATTTTGAAGACGGAAGAGAAGCTTTCGGTCGTCTGCACGGCCTTACTTATCTTGATATTCAAAATGCAGGATTTGTAACTCCCATCGTAAAAAGTACCTGTGAACATTTTCTTCCTTTAAAATATGGTGAAACATTCAGGATTGTAACTACTTTTATCAATTCTGTTTCTGCTAAACTAATCTACCGATATGAGCTCTTCAATCAGGAAGACCAATTGGTATGTAGCGGGGAAACCATCCAGGTATTCCTGGACAGTAATGGAAGCTTATGTCTGTACAATCCGGAGTTTTTTCAAAACTGGAAAGATAAAATGGGATTATCATGA
- a CDS encoding ABC transporter permease: protein MLLYKLWRSFIKEILLLKRDIGGIVIIFVMPLLLIVTITLIQDSTFKNLEGSKIPIIFIDQDQSEVSKNIKAELENSKTFQLLTNFNEKSAQDAVFSGDYQMAIVIPENLTKDLNSNIDSKVQTIVSSFGLEGDSAKVKTAAPKAKEIHLYFDPATNAGFKNSVMNSVNKMVFEIENKKIYKAFQDQLGTTENLDENKNLISFKEITPKKGEMDVMPNSVQHNVPAWTLFAIFFIVVPLSINLVKEKSQGTSVRARISPTPYFVHILGKTFTYLIICIIQFLLMVAVGIYLFPYMDLPAFDVSGKMFQLVTVTLFAGLAAIGFGVLLGTIADTQEQSAPFGATSVVVLAAIGGIWVPVFLMPEFMQTVAKFSPMNWGLNAYYDIILRNSGIGGIAKELAFLLLFYLATVSISIFYERKQNAV from the coding sequence ATGTTGTTGTATAAACTGTGGAGAAGCTTTATTAAGGAAATTCTTCTGCTGAAAAGAGATATAGGAGGGATTGTCATCATCTTTGTGATGCCATTGCTTTTGATTGTCACCATTACCCTTATCCAGGATTCCACCTTTAAAAACCTTGAAGGATCAAAGATTCCTATTATTTTTATTGATCAGGATCAATCTGAAGTCTCAAAAAATATAAAAGCTGAACTGGAAAACAGCAAAACATTCCAGTTGCTGACCAATTTCAATGAAAAATCTGCTCAGGATGCTGTTTTTTCCGGAGATTATCAGATGGCGATTGTCATTCCTGAAAATTTAACGAAAGATTTAAATTCTAATATTGATTCAAAAGTTCAGACCATTGTAAGTTCATTCGGACTGGAAGGAGACTCTGCAAAAGTAAAAACGGCTGCTCCTAAGGCGAAAGAAATTCATTTATACTTTGATCCTGCTACCAATGCCGGATTCAAGAACTCTGTGATGAATTCTGTCAATAAAATGGTTTTTGAAATTGAAAATAAAAAGATTTACAAAGCATTCCAGGATCAGCTGGGAACTACAGAAAATCTTGACGAAAATAAAAACCTGATCAGCTTTAAAGAGATCACTCCCAAGAAAGGAGAAATGGACGTCATGCCGAATTCTGTTCAGCACAACGTTCCTGCATGGACTCTTTTTGCAATATTCTTTATTGTGGTTCCTTTATCCATTAATCTGGTGAAGGAAAAAAGTCAGGGAACAAGTGTAAGAGCGAGAATAAGCCCTACCCCCTATTTTGTTCATATTTTAGGAAAAACATTTACTTATCTTATTATCTGCATCATACAGTTTTTACTGATGGTGGCAGTAGGAATTTATCTTTTCCCTTATATGGATCTTCCGGCATTTGATGTATCCGGAAAAATGTTCCAGCTTGTTACTGTAACATTATTTGCAGGATTAGCTGCTATCGGGTTCGGTGTTTTATTGGGTACAATTGCCGATACTCAGGAACAGTCGGCTCCATTCGGGGCAACATCTGTAGTGGTTTTAGCAGCAATCGGAGGAATCTGGGTTCCTGTATTTTTAATGCCGGAATTCATGCAGACTGTCGCAAAATTCTCTCCTATGAACTGGGGACTGAATGCCTATTACGATATTATTTTAAGAAACAGTGGAATTGGAGGAATTGCTAAAGAATTGGCATTCTTATTATTATTTTACCTTGCCACCGTATCCATTTCCATTTTTTACGAAAGAAAACAAAATGCAGTCTAA
- a CDS encoding ABC transporter ATP-binding protein, with protein MAENMIEIKNLYKKYKNSDEFSVNDISLNINKDEIYGILGPNGAGKTTLISMLSGLIKPTSGTFTINGLSPQKEGFKIRQIIGIVPQEYALYPTLTAKENLMFFGSLYGLKHSQLKKVIDESLEIMGLSKFANKQVGQFSGGMKRRCNLIAGTLHNPKVLFLDEPTVGVDVQSKKAIIDYLLDLNKQGTCIIYTSHHLSEAEEFCTKIAIIDHGKIHAVGTPEELVNRVASAENLEDVFISLTGKELRDVVV; from the coding sequence ATGGCAGAAAATATGATTGAGATCAAAAACTTATATAAGAAATACAAAAATTCTGATGAGTTTTCTGTAAATGATATTTCCCTGAATATCAATAAAGATGAAATTTATGGAATTCTCGGACCTAATGGTGCTGGAAAAACAACATTGATTTCGATGCTTTCAGGATTGATAAAACCTACCTCAGGAACTTTTACCATCAATGGTTTATCTCCACAAAAAGAAGGTTTTAAAATCAGACAGATCATCGGAATTGTACCTCAGGAATATGCTTTATATCCTACACTTACCGCAAAAGAAAATCTAATGTTTTTTGGGAGTCTGTACGGATTGAAGCACAGCCAGCTAAAAAAAGTAATTGACGAATCTCTGGAAATCATGGGTCTTTCAAAATTTGCCAACAAACAGGTAGGTCAGTTTTCTGGAGGAATGAAGCGCCGCTGTAACCTCATCGCAGGAACACTCCACAATCCTAAAGTTTTATTTCTGGATGAGCCCACCGTTGGCGTAGATGTTCAATCTAAAAAAGCCATTATTGATTATCTCCTGGATTTAAATAAACAAGGCACCTGCATTATCTATACTTCCCATCACCTATCGGAAGCTGAAGAATTCTGTACTAAAATTGCCATCATCGACCATGGAAAAATCCATGCGGTAGGAACACCTGAAGAATTAGTGAACAGAGTCGCAAGTGCCGAAAACCTTGAAGATGTTTTCATTTCATTAACCGGAAAAGAACTAAGAGATGTTGTTGTATAA
- a CDS encoding BtrH N-terminal domain-containing protein encodes MKLNFEHHQTAHCENGVASNLLLNKGLKLSEPMIFGIGSGLFFVYLPFLKVNFAPGFSYRPMPGAIFSKAAKRLGIKIKREKFSNPKDAQKALERNLEQNIPTGLQVGVFNLTYFPEEYKFHFNAHNLVVYGKEDGKFLISDPVMDYTTSLSEAELEKVRYAKGALPPKGHMYYPVYVPENINIEEAIKKGIKDTCKNMLAPVPLIGVKAMRWVAKSIPKWAEKKGTKVTNHYLGQLIRMQEEIGTGGGGFRFIYGAFLQEAAIILKNDELKELSKEITSIGDLWRDFAVDIARVYKNRNSKSNIYNELSKTMLHIADLEEAFYKKLRKAI; translated from the coding sequence ATGAAATTAAACTTTGAACACCATCAGACTGCGCATTGCGAAAACGGTGTTGCTTCTAATCTACTGCTTAATAAAGGACTTAAACTAAGCGAACCCATGATCTTCGGGATCGGTTCCGGACTGTTTTTTGTCTACCTTCCTTTTTTAAAGGTGAATTTTGCTCCGGGCTTCAGCTATCGTCCGATGCCGGGTGCTATTTTCAGTAAAGCGGCCAAAAGATTAGGAATTAAAATCAAAAGAGAAAAATTCTCAAATCCTAAAGATGCTCAAAAAGCGCTGGAAAGAAATCTGGAACAAAATATTCCTACAGGACTTCAAGTAGGAGTTTTCAACCTTACTTATTTCCCTGAAGAATATAAATTCCACTTCAATGCTCACAACCTTGTGGTGTATGGAAAAGAAGATGGAAAATTCCTGATCAGTGATCCGGTAATGGATTATACAACATCCCTTTCCGAAGCAGAACTGGAAAAGGTAAGATATGCGAAAGGAGCACTTCCTCCGAAAGGACATATGTACTACCCTGTTTATGTTCCTGAAAATATCAACATTGAAGAAGCGATAAAAAAAGGAATCAAAGATACCTGCAAAAATATGCTGGCTCCTGTACCTCTTATCGGCGTAAAAGCGATGAGATGGGTAGCCAAAAGCATCCCGAAATGGGCAGAAAAGAAAGGAACAAAAGTCACCAATCACTATTTGGGACAGTTGATCAGAATGCAGGAAGAAATTGGAACCGGAGGCGGAGGTTTCAGATTTATTTATGGTGCATTTCTTCAGGAAGCAGCTATCATTCTCAAAAATGATGAACTGAAGGAATTATCAAAAGAAATCACTTCTATTGGTGATCTTTGGAGAGATTTTGCCGTGGATATTGCCAGAGTATATAAAAACAGAAACTCAAAAAGCAATATCTATAACGAACTTTCAAAAACGATGCTGCACATTGCAGATCTGGAAGAAGCTTTCTATAAAAAACTGAGAAAAGCGATCTGA
- a CDS encoding ABC transporter permease, translated as MEIKEENIINIHNFLPHREPMLMADFILELTKEKVVTSFEIKKDNIFVHNNEFAEAGLIENLAQTCSSILGQSFFENPEADTKVIGFITNIKKIEIFALPKVNDKIISKASLISQFENICHIFCETFNNDELLIRAEINLFIQEVKS; from the coding sequence ATGGAAATAAAGGAAGAGAATATCATCAATATACACAACTTTTTACCACATCGCGAACCGATGCTTATGGCAGATTTCATCCTGGAGCTGACCAAAGAAAAAGTAGTGACTTCCTTTGAAATAAAAAAAGATAATATTTTTGTTCACAACAATGAATTTGCAGAAGCCGGCTTAATTGAAAATCTGGCACAAACCTGTTCTTCTATCCTTGGGCAAAGCTTCTTTGAAAACCCTGAAGCGGATACAAAAGTAATCGGGTTTATTACCAATATCAAGAAGATTGAAATTTTTGCCCTGCCAAAAGTGAATGACAAAATCATTTCCAAAGCTTCACTCATTTCACAGTTTGAGAACATCTGCCATATCTTCTGTGAAACATTTAATAATGATGAACTATTGATCAGAGCAGAAATCAACCTGTTTATTCAGGAGGTAAAATCATAA